CCATTGTCGAGGTGGCGCGGGGGTATGGCCTCAAAGTGGCCGCACATGCGCATGGTGACGAGGGCATGCAACGGGCCGTCCGCGCCGGGGTGGCCTCGATCGAACACGGGACCCTGATGAGCGACGAAACGATGCGGCTGATGCGCGAGCGCGGCACCTACCTCGTGCCCACCATCATCGCCGGCCGTAGCACGGCGGATTCGGCAAAAATCGAGGGGTACTACGCCCCCCTCGTCCAGAAAAAAGCGCTCGAGATCGGGCCCATGATCCAGGCCACGTTCGGCCGCGCCTACCGCGCCGGCGTACCCATTGCCTTTGGCACCGACGCGGGAGTATTCAAACACGGCCGCAACGCCATGGAGTTCGCCTACATGGCCGAAGCTGGCATGCCGGCGATGGAGATCCTCCGAACAGCCACGTACAACGCCGCCGACCTCCTCGGCCAGCGCGCCAACCTGGGCACCCTCGAAGTGGGCAAATACGCCGACATCGTCGCCGTGGCCACGAACCCTCTCGAGGACATCACCAGCCTGCAACGCGTGGCGTTTGTGATGAAGGGCGGCGCTGTTTATCTCAGGCCAGGGGACGGTTCAAGGTGACATGTACAAGGTTTAATGAAGACACCTTATACCTTAAACCCCGAACCTTAAACCTCGAGATACCGCATGAACTCTTGCAGCCGGTACTTGAACTCGTCGTCGTTCTGATCATCGCTGAAATAGGCGACGACGTGGTACCCGTAATGTTCAAGCAGGTGGCGCACGCGCGCCGTGTCCATGACGTTGAGCTTAAGCGTCACCCGCATGGTGTCGCCTTCCTGGTCAACGGCCGTGTGCTCGGCCGCGGAGGAGAGGATCTTCACCCGGTCCTGCTCGACGATGTGGGCCAACTGCGCGAGGGAATAGTCGCGAGGGTTGACTTCAAGCGCGATGATCGCCCCGCTTTCCTGCGTCGCGAGCATCCGAGCGAACTGATCGAACAGGTTGTGACGCTTGACGAGACCCACGTACTCTCCATCTGCGCGGGCGACGGGTAGCGCCGTCAGTTCATGATCAACGATGATCTTGGTGGCGTCGAAGATGTGGGCGTCCGGCCGAACGCTGATGGGTTCGAGGCCGAGCAACGACGAGACGGGAGCGTCCGGGCCGAAGGCGTCGAGCAGCATGTTTTCGGAAATCATGCCCACCAGCATGCCGTGCTCGTCGACCACCGGCATGTGCCGAACCCGCATTTCCAGCAACAGCCCCAGCGCGTGCTCTACCGAATCGGTGGGGAGGAGCGGAGGGGTATCTTCACTGATCAAGGTCTGGATGGTCATGTCGGAGCCTCCTGTAGCGTGATCGACGCGTGCCTGGCACGTCGTCGTAAAAGCGGTTAATCGCGGAGCGATCGCGAAGGTGTATGCATCCTGGGGGCAATACACTGCCGCGTCGAAGGAACCACTACATACCGATAAACAATCGGCATGCCACGGTGTCGACGCGAAGGGACTGTCTTCGCCAGTATGTACGCAACGGACCGCGCCGGGGGCCGTCTGGTTTAATGGCACTTACGCGTATCGAGGGGTTGAACTCCGGCCGAAAGCTTAATGATTTCTTCAGGTACAGGCAACTCTCGTTAGCGACAAAATAATTGCCCTGTGGAGCACACGTCATGCGCCGGCAGGCATCGGGTGGTACTCCGGCCGGACGCGCCAAAACCTCGCTTACGTAGGTATCGGCGCAAATCCAGCAAACTTATCGACCATCCGGTGCACATCGCCGGCAAGTTCGCGCGCCACCCGGAACCGCAAACAGGCGATGGCTACTGGGGGTTCATCCTCCCCATTCGGTGTGGTGTAGAGATATTCTTCGGACGTTACATCGGCCAACTGGTGGAGCTGCGCGATCGTGCGAGACTCTGCCACGGGCACGTACGCGATGTGCTCCTCGAAATCGTCCTGGATAAGGCTCAACAGGGCCTCTTTCAGCCCATCCATGCCGATCCCGCGAAGCGCCGAGACAAATACTGCATGGTGGTACTCTTCGCGAAGCGCCATCAATAGCCCGCGCTCCTCGAGTCTGTCCACTTTATTAAACACCATGAGCGTCGGACTGTCCTGAGCGTCCAGTTCCTTCAGCGTCTGGTTGACCACCTGGATGTGGTCCTCGAAACACGGGTGCGTCACGTCGACCACATGGAGCAACACGTCGCTTTCACGGACTTCGTCCAGCGTGCTCTTGAAGCTCTCAATGAGACCATGCGGCAACTTGCGGATAAAGCCGACAGTATCGGAAAGCAGAATCTCTTTCCCGGGCTCCAGCTCGACCTGGCGTGTCGTCGGGTCGAGCGTGGCGAACAGACGATCCTCCGCGAACACACCGGCATCCGCCAGCACGTTCATCAGGGTCGACTTGCCGGCGTTCGTATACCCTACCAACGAGACGCGCGTAAACGCCTGTCGGCCCTTACGCTGCGTCGTCCGCTGTTTGTCGATCTTATTCAGCCGCTCCTTCAGCGTCGCGATCCGGTTGGAGATCAGCCGGCGGTCCGTTTCGATCTGCGTCTCACCCGGACCCTTTGTCCCGATGCCGCCTTTCTGACGGGAGAGGTGCGTCCACTGGCGGGTCAGGCGCGTGCGAAGGTACTCGAGCTGGGCGAGTTCGACCTGGGTCTTGGCCGTGGCCGTCTTGGCCCTGCGTGCAAAAATGTCGAGGATGAGCGCCGACCGATCGAGCAGCTTGCACTTGACCTGCTTCTCGATATTGCGCAACTGTTTCGGCGACAGATCGTCGTCGAATATCACCAGATCGGACTCCCGCTCGGCCACGAGTGCGGCGAGCTCCTCCACCTTCCCACTGCCAATGTAGGTGGATGCGTGGATTCGCTGGGCGACCTGTACGATCCGATCCGTCACGCGTGCGCCAGCGGTGTCGGCCAGCAACTCCAACTCATCAAGCGAATCGTCCATTTCTTCACGCGTATGGCCTGAATGAACGACGCCGACGACGATGGCTGTTTCCTGTTTCTGCGGTGTGCTTTCTGTCAACGATTCCCTCTACAGTCCCATGCGATCCCTGCCAGCGGCCCGTTGCCGGCGGCCAGGAGGCTTTCGGGAGAATGTGCCCTTATTATACCGGACGTGATGGTGTGGGTTGCACCGGCCCACCACCTCACCCGAATGCGCGCTCGATGGGCTGGATGTCCCTATTTTCGACCAGGCGCGAAACGAGTTTCCGGAAACGGTCCTCGTGCGCCCGGGGAACGACCAACTCGAAGCGCGACCGCCGGCCATCATCGTCCCGATAAAAGAATACATAGTGATTCAAACGCCGGCCCGGGGTGACGAAGAAGTCCTCCACACGCCCCCACTCCAGCGTGTCCCGAGGGTCGTGAATCGACCGGATAAGCCGGTAATCGGTCACAAGTACTGCCCGCGACATCCGAACCGCCAGACACCAGCACAGCGCGCCCAGGGTGTAGCCCGATCCGAGCCCCATCAACCGATAATCCTCCTCGAACGCGGCATACACCGTAAGCACGAGGACGACAAACAGAAACCCACCCGGCCAGAAAAAAAACGACCGACCGCTATACCACGAAAAGCGGATCGGACGGACCCGTAACCGATTCAGGATCGAAATCGCCATCAGCGCCCCGGTGGCTACGAGAAAGGCGACGAGCAGCGTCACCTGAAGGACCGCCAACACATTCGGGATGAAAGTAGACGGGGTCATACGTTTGGGTTCGCGAGTCGCCGGCCTTGGAAGCCCGGAGCCAGAGGATATGGGCCGGGAGGGGAGTGGGCCGTGGGCACCATCTAGTACTGTAGAACGGTTACACCATACAAGAACCGCTTACGCTGCAACAGCTTCGGGACGCCATTGGCGCGCCAGCAGCATTTCCGCAACCAGAAAAACCAACGCAAGCAGTAGGAAGACGTTCCATAACTCTATTCCGCTCCGCTCTTCATCCAGCTGCTCGAATACACCTTCGATCCCCTCTCCGGCTGCCACATCGAGCAGACGTACGGGAGCATCCGCTCCCGCGTCCAACCGTTCGATCGCCTCGTCCGCCGGCCAAACGGCCAGATCGGACTCCTCCGTTTGAAGGTTCAGAGCCACCCGGCGCACAAGCGTCTGGCCGGCATACACATCATATAAACCCGGCGCGGTGAGCGAGGGATCGTTTTCTACCAACACAGCGCCGAGCAGGCTCCGCTGCTCCGGCGTGAACTCCTCGCCGTCCGGCGCCCGCAGCACGATGGGCTCCACACCCACCACACCCGTCAGTCGCCACTCGCCCGGCTCGCCAATGACCAGGGGTTCGCCGGCGCCCGAGTCATCGGCCGTCAGATAAAACATGGAGCGGTACACGAGGGGGATGAACAGGCCCCGCCGCGGAAGATCGCTCCACTGGATGTTGGGGGCGACGGCCATCAAAAACACGATGCCTTCGCCGTGACGCACCTCCTGCAAGAAAGGGAAGCCGTTCGAGAGCTGGATGAGGGTCTGCTCGTTGCCAGCGCCAGCGGTGTAGTTCATGGCGTGCGTAATGAGCGGGCGCTCGACTACCACCCGCGCGGGGTCACCAGCGTCTTCAAACACGCCCTCGAACAAGGGATGCTCTAGATCCACCCGATCAAACGAGGCGATCGACGTCTCCCCTCCCAACGCGCCGCTGAATCCGCTGAATTGCCCCGCGCCAACGGCCTCGAACAGGGCGTTATAATCCGCCGCCTGGCCGGCTTCACCCGGATAAAACAGGAGCCCGCCCCCATCGTTCACATACTGGGCCAGGGCCCCCACCTCGCCGCTGGACAGGGTGCGGACGCCGACCAGCGCCACGGCATCGTACGAGCCGAGGGTCCGAGTGGCCAACGCCGTTTCGGAAATCGTCTCCAGGTTAAAGATGGACCGGCCACGCGTCAGTTCGGGCGAAAGCGCCAGCGTGATGAAATCGGTGGCGTGCCCCTCGCCGGCTACCACCAGCAGACGGCGCTGTTCGGGAACGTTGAGGGTGAAATACCGCACGTTGTCGCTCTCGAACGCGTCATCTTCGATCCGCACTTCACCCGGCAGCCACCCCCGCTGTTGGGGCGACACCGTAAACGAGACGTCGGTCGGCACTCGCGGCGGCAGGTCAGCCGCCGCCTGCGCCACCCGCTCGCCCTCCAGAAACACACTCGCTACGTATCCCTCCATCGCCGCCTCCCCATAGTTGACCAGCGTAGCCTCGATACGAACCGGCTGCCCCGCCTCGACGATCCGGCTCACCACGTGGGCCCGGGTGATCGCGACATTGGGCTCCACCCGACCGCCAACCGGCACCACATACGTGCGCACCGGTTCAGCCCCCGCTCCGAGCACCGTGTCGGCCAGCATGTGGCGCTGCAGGTCGGACACCACGTATAATTCGCGATTGAGGTGGGACGCGCCAGCCAGCACCGTCCGGGCGCGGTCCATCGCCTCGAACAGGGTGGCGGACGCCGGCTCAATCCCGATCTCACTCACCACATCCTGCGCCAGCGCCCGCGTGGTGATCGGCTCCTCTCCGTTGCCCAGCGACCCCGTGGGCAGGATAAATACCTCGTCGCCGGTCTGCGTATACTGGATGACGCCGGCGGCCAGCGCCTTCGCCTGATCGATGTACGCGCCCTGGGCATCGCGCACGGCCATCGATCGCGAATTGTCGATCACCACGGCGATGGATGTACGCGCCCGGCCACCCATCACGCCGGACAGGGCCCCGGTGATGGTGGGGCGCGCGAACGCCATGGCCAGACACGCGAGCGCCAGCATCCTAAGCGCCAGCAGCAACAACTGTTTGATGCGCACACGCTGCATCGTGCTCTTCTGGAGCTCTTTCAGAAAGGCCAGCGAGCTAAAATCCACCCGGCGCGGCCGCCGGAAGTTAAACAGGTGGATGATCAGGGGGATGGCGGCGACAAGAAGCCCCAGCAGCAGGAGCGGGTTGAGAAAGGTCATGGATGCGTTTGCGCGTGAGATATATCCCCCGTACACGCGGAAGACGTATCGCGTTCCATTCAACCAATGGATGGATCGAGCAAGCGATGGATCCTTGTATGCCTTGTCGAAAAACGCCCTCGCCGCATAACAAAAGAAAGACCTTTGGGGTTTTTAAACCCCAAAGGTCTCTTCCCAACACAGGCCGTGGCGAGGTCTCAGCGAATGAGCGCCACCGTATGCGTCATCGTCTTGCCGCCAGCCTCGAGGCGGACGAGGTACAGGCCGGCCGGCTTGCCGTCGGCATCCCAGCGCAGCTGCTGCATGCCGGCGGGGACGCTCGCGTCCACGAGCGTGGCCACGCGGCGCCCAAGCAGGTCGTATACCTCCACACGGAGGTATCCCGGCGCGTCAAGCGTCACGTCCACCGTGAGGCGGTCGCGTACCGGGTTCGGGAACAGGTCGACCGCCGAGACGGCGAACCCGCGGGGCGCGTCCTCAAGGGCCGTCGAGGTGCCGTAGTTGAAGAGACTGCGCGCGACATCCTCCCAGCCGGCGCCGTTCCATGACTGCGTGAGTGAGACCGTGATGTCGTTATCGCCGTCGAACGTATTGACATCGCGATCCTCATTCACCCATTCCGAACCGCTCCACGACTCGAACAGGATCTGCGTATCGTTGCCGGCTCCGTCGTAGGTGTACGTTTCGCGTGCGATCGGCGAGAAGTCGCCCGAAAGAACATCGGCCGTTTCCTGTACCCCCTGGATCACGCGACCCTGGTCGTCATAGGTCGTCACGTCGCGCGAAATGGAAAACCAGTCTTCGCCGGCCCAGAATTGGCTCGTGCTCGTCGATGTATCGCCCGACCAGACAGTTTCGATCCGGGTGCCGTTTGTCCAGACCTCCTCGGTCTCATCATAGATTTCCGTCAACGATTCCGTCTCGCGATCCTGATCGTCGAACGACGTCGTGATGCGGGATGAGTTCACCCAGGCTTCGTTCTCCCACGACTGAGTTAACGAAGTCGATTCGTTGCCACCGTCGTCGTAGGTGTACGTCGTTAATGTGGCATTTACCCACGTTTCGTTTTCCCAGCTTTGCGACAGACTGGTCGAAAGATTGCCCCCGTCGTAGGTAAACTCGGAACGCGATTCGTTGACCCACTGCGTCCCATCCCATTCTTGAAACAGGGAGCTAGCCTGGTCGCCTTCGACGTATTCGAACTGGATCCGGAAATCATTAACCCATTCCGTGCCGTTCCATTCTTGGCTGATGATCTCGGAAGGGAACTCAGCATCGGAATAGGTCAGCAGAAAACGGGAG
This genomic window from Rhodothermales bacterium contains:
- a CDS encoding CBS domain-containing protein, whose product is MTIQTLISEDTPPLLPTDSVEHALGLLLEMRVRHMPVVDEHGMLVGMISENMLLDAFGPDAPVSSLLGLEPISVRPDAHIFDATKIIVDHELTALPVARADGEYVGLVKRHNLFDQFARMLATQESGAIIALEVNPRDYSLAQLAHIVEQDRVKILSSAAEHTAVDQEGDTMRVTLKLNVMDTARVRHLLEHYGYHVVAYFSDDQNDDEFKYRLQEFMRYLEV
- the hflX gene encoding GTPase HflX codes for the protein MTESTPQKQETAIVVGVVHSGHTREEMDDSLDELELLADTAGARVTDRIVQVAQRIHASTYIGSGKVEELAALVAERESDLVIFDDDLSPKQLRNIEKQVKCKLLDRSALILDIFARRAKTATAKTQVELAQLEYLRTRLTRQWTHLSRQKGGIGTKGPGETQIETDRRLISNRIATLKERLNKIDKQRTTQRKGRQAFTRVSLVGYTNAGKSTLMNVLADAGVFAEDRLFATLDPTTRQVELEPGKEILLSDTVGFIRKLPHGLIESFKSTLDEVRESDVLLHVVDVTHPCFEDHIQVVNQTLKELDAQDSPTLMVFNKVDRLEERGLLMALREEYHHAVFVSALRGIGMDGLKEALLSLIQDDFEEHIAYVPVAESRTIAQLHQLADVTSEEYLYTTPNGEDEPPVAIACLRFRVARELAGDVHRMVDKFAGFAPIPT
- a CDS encoding BatA domain-containing protein, with protein sequence MTFLNPLLLLGLLVAAIPLIIHLFNFRRPRRVDFSSLAFLKELQKSTMQRVRIKQLLLLALRMLALACLAMAFARPTITGALSGVMGGRARTSIAVVIDNSRSMAVRDAQGAYIDQAKALAAGVIQYTQTGDEVFILPTGSLGNGEEPITTRALAQDVVSEIGIEPASATLFEAMDRARTVLAGASHLNRELYVVSDLQRHMLADTVLGAGAEPVRTYVVPVGGRVEPNVAITRAHVVSRIVEAGQPVRIEATLVNYGEAAMEGYVASVFLEGERVAQAAADLPPRVPTDVSFTVSPQQRGWLPGEVRIEDDAFESDNVRYFTLNVPEQRRLLVVAGEGHATDFITLALSPELTRGRSIFNLETISETALATRTLGSYDAVALVGVRTLSSGEVGALAQYVNDGGGLLFYPGEAGQAADYNALFEAVGAGQFSGFSGALGGETSIASFDRVDLEHPLFEGVFEDAGDPARVVVERPLITHAMNYTAGAGNEQTLIQLSNGFPFLQEVRHGEGIVFLMAVAPNIQWSDLPRRGLFIPLVYRSMFYLTADDSGAGEPLVIGEPGEWRLTGVVGVEPIVLRAPDGEEFTPEQRSLLGAVLVENDPSLTAPGLYDVYAGQTLVRRVALNLQTEESDLAVWPADEAIERLDAGADAPVRLLDVAAGEGIEGVFEQLDEERSGIELWNVFLLLALVFLVAEMLLARQWRPEAVAA
- a CDS encoding T9SS type A sorting domain-containing protein produces the protein MKRIATALLLVFLALVAVRPSSAQSCETSVAAAAFRAGIDAHITPAAPYSKASREQRVAALDSVLPADGPARCLMLAGLNLLPDLRLASADGRLTSVVEQYWVAEAWSDSSRFLLTYSDAEFPSEIISQEWNGTEWVNDFRIQFEYVEGDQASSLFQEWDGTQWVNESRSEFTYDGGNLSTSLSQSWENETWVNATLTTYTYDDGGNESTSLTQSWENEAWVNSSRITTSFDDQDRETESLTEIYDETEEVWTNGTRIETVWSGDTSTSTSQFWAGEDWFSISRDVTTYDDQGRVIQGVQETADVLSGDFSPIARETYTYDGAGNDTQILFESWSGSEWVNEDRDVNTFDGDNDITVSLTQSWNGAGWEDVARSLFNYGTSTALEDAPRGFAVSAVDLFPNPVRDRLTVDVTLDAPGYLRVEVYDLLGRRVATLVDASVPAGMQQLRWDADGKPAGLYLVRLEAGGKTMTHTVALIR